In Carassius gibelio isolate Cgi1373 ecotype wild population from Czech Republic chromosome B20, carGib1.2-hapl.c, whole genome shotgun sequence, the following are encoded in one genomic region:
- the LOC127983360 gene encoding ribonuclease H1, which yields MLRLPGFFNVVRRAFCDAAEEMGKKGNFFYAVRKGFRPGVYQTWEECKHQVDKFPSAIFKKFAAEQDACAFVRSHSAAAASFGRPKGCDYEILPSRNVPDGSMAVPLGSKRTYEDSEDDDDEGLSYPKRVKLIEVPQPKIAAASSDGFTYMGDAVVVYTDGCCTANGRAGARAGIGVYWGRDHPLNVAERLPGRQTNQRAELQAACKALEQAIENNLKKVVIYTDSKFTINGITSWVKTWKSNGWRLKGGGAIVNKDDFQKLDKLNAELEVVWMHIPGHAGYTGNEEADRLSREGAAKPSC from the exons ATGTTGAGACTGCCTGGGTTTTTTAATGTTGTACGCAGGGCTTTCTGTGACGCCGCAGAAGAGATGGGCAAGAAAGGAAACTTTTTCTACGCTGTGAGGAAAGGATTTAGACCAGGAGTATACCAAACATG GGAGGAATGTAAACATCAGGTGGATAAGTTTCCCTCTGCGATTTTTAAGAAGTTCGCTGCTGAACAGGATGCTTGTGCCTTTGTGAGGAGCcactcagcagcagcagcatctttTGGGAGACCAAAAG GATGTGACTATGAGATCCTGCCTTCTAGAAATGTGCCTGATGGCTCAATGGCTGTTCCACTTGGAAGTAAAAGGACATATGAGGActctgaggatgatgatgatgagggacTTTCCTATCCAAAACGAGTGAAACTCATTGAGGTCCCACAACCAAAGATAGCTGCAGCCAGTAGTGATGGATTTACATATATGG GTGATGCTGTAGTAGTATACACCGATGGCTGCTGCACAGCCAATGGGAGAGCAGGAGCACGTGCAGGAATTGGTGTATATTGGGGTCGTGATCATCCACT TAATGTGGCTGAGAGGCTTCCAGGAAGACAGACCAACCAAAGAGCAGAACTGCAG GCTGCTTGCAAGGCACTTGAGCAAGCcatagaaaataatttaaaaaaggttGTGATATACACGGACAGCAAGTTCACCATTAATG GCATTACAAGTTGGGTTAAGACTTGGAAGTCTAATGGCTGGAGGCTTAAAGGTGGTGGTGCCATAGTCAACAAGGACGACTTCCAAAAGCTGGATAAACTAAACGCGGAACTTGAGGTCGTATGG ATGCACATTCCAGGTCATGCTGGCTATACAGGCAAtgaggaagcagacagactgtcCAGGGAGGGAGCAGCAAAGCCCTCGTGTTAG